In Mycolicibacterium mucogenicum DSM 44124, the following are encoded in one genomic region:
- a CDS encoding SU10 major capsid protein has protein sequence MATVSGIGTTYNLPNYTGDLYTVAPSDTPFLSAIGGLSGGKRTTSVEFEWQTEGLEASSANNSKTEGAAAPTASEVSRTNVSNVVEIHQESVEVSYTKQAATGQLSGIATTDGVNPVTDELTHQVMLKLRKMAIDFEQSFLSGVYAKPANNATARQTRGILPAIATNVFANGGTNRALTKAIVDNALAAMFSNGSPLAADTTVFMVGAAQKIALSNLYATPNLNQPTMTRNVGGVAVDTIITDFGTFGVMLNRWFPSNGIGVLDLGVCAPVFLDIPGKGTGVFAEPIAKTGASDKYQLYGEGGLEYGPENYHGWIKDLT, from the coding sequence ATGGCCACTGTTTCTGGTATCGGTACTACCTACAACCTGCCCAACTACACGGGCGATCTGTACACCGTCGCCCCATCGGACACCCCGTTCCTGTCCGCGATCGGCGGCCTGTCGGGCGGCAAGCGCACCACCTCGGTCGAATTCGAGTGGCAGACCGAAGGCCTGGAAGCCTCCAGCGCCAACAACTCCAAGACCGAAGGCGCGGCGGCACCGACCGCCTCGGAGGTCTCGCGCACCAACGTCAGCAACGTCGTCGAAATCCACCAGGAATCGGTGGAGGTGTCCTACACCAAGCAGGCCGCCACCGGCCAGCTCTCGGGCATCGCCACCACCGACGGCGTGAACCCGGTGACCGACGAGCTCACTCACCAGGTCATGCTGAAGCTGCGCAAGATGGCCATCGACTTCGAGCAGTCGTTCCTCTCGGGCGTCTACGCCAAGCCCGCCAACAACGCGACCGCCCGCCAGACCCGCGGCATCCTGCCCGCGATCGCCACCAACGTGTTCGCCAACGGCGGCACCAACCGCGCCCTGACGAAGGCCATCGTCGACAACGCGCTGGCGGCCATGTTCAGCAACGGCTCTCCGCTGGCTGCTGACACCACCGTGTTCATGGTCGGCGCGGCCCAGAAGATCGCGCTGTCCAACCTGTACGCCACCCCGAACCTGAACCAGCCGACCATGACCCGCAACGTCGGCGGCGTCGCGGTCGACACCATCATCACCGACTTCGGCACCTTCGGTGTGATGCTCAACCGCTGGTTCCCCTCCAACGGCATCGGGGTCCTCGACCTGGGCGTCTGCGCCCCGGTGTTCCTGGACATCCCCGGCAAGGGCACGGGCGTGTTCGCCGAGCCGATCGCCAAGACCGGGGCCTCGGACAAGTACCAGCTGTACGGCGAGGGCGGTCTGGAATACGGCCCCGAGAACTACCACGGCTGGATCAAGGACCTGACCTAA
- a CDS encoding toxin glutamine deamidase domain-containing protein, whose amino-acid sequence MPQAPDLTRQAARYGGLVEAARRYLALLWPRVDWGHPKAQDAVTTMYQSIVQRFGAGAAAVAAGLYDEMRAEQKPRNAYRAFAADPVPNERVAKIVASAFLGHDNPDVPVSQQTTSDLPLEQRVQKRLEDNLSRLVQQPARDTIAANADKDRSKPRWIRVPTGPTTCEFCIMLASRELGKNFGGYRSEHNALFDEHGETYHRNCDCVAVPVWGDPRELSPHMSDYKAIYDEAADRAGTTRDAKKILAEMRQVIKEQGQPPAPEPPGLPEPVELDTPKPAVHQGDTHAPVEPKAPEEPLPGVRRRTTEFDPLGPDLAVINPNHAAGRQWQVNCTRCATAVELQARGYDVTAEPRPDSVRDNGYANVLAKWASPDGTPAGQGGGVQATRGSVPDGEVLGMSTGSRVWDYLPAKGRGKVNAAKAAADAAVTEWGDGARGYITVEWSKANGGGAHIFNVVNRGGQVVYIDGQTNETDASGHWDRIKATGGSCRIVRTDDLETTSDAIDWVRSRTDNDDLLAQRKAARLAKVATSAGPGELAGSGPGSVDRSQVPHLHQHELDTADRLALRGHHVVFVPATGIGPTADATIDGETWEMKSISGSSEDAIARNLRKAKRQSKSVVLDVTDSSLTDDQVKALVEHYGHRYNLDQVHVIRGDADLDWRWHSNGE is encoded by the coding sequence GTGCCCCAAGCACCTGACCTGACCCGCCAGGCCGCCCGCTACGGCGGCCTCGTGGAAGCGGCCCGCCGCTACCTGGCGCTGCTGTGGCCCCGCGTCGACTGGGGCCACCCCAAGGCCCAGGACGCCGTCACCACGATGTACCAGTCCATCGTGCAGCGCTTCGGCGCCGGCGCCGCCGCCGTGGCCGCCGGCCTCTACGACGAGATGCGCGCCGAGCAGAAACCGCGCAACGCCTACCGAGCGTTCGCCGCCGACCCCGTGCCCAACGAACGGGTCGCCAAGATCGTTGCCTCGGCCTTCCTCGGACACGACAACCCCGACGTGCCGGTCTCGCAGCAGACCACCAGCGATCTACCCCTCGAGCAACGCGTGCAGAAACGGCTCGAAGACAACCTGTCGCGCCTGGTGCAGCAGCCCGCCCGCGACACCATCGCCGCCAACGCCGACAAGGACCGCTCGAAACCACGCTGGATTCGGGTCCCCACCGGACCGACCACCTGCGAGTTCTGCATCATGCTCGCCTCCCGCGAGCTCGGAAAGAACTTCGGCGGCTACCGATCCGAGCACAACGCGCTGTTCGACGAGCACGGTGAGACCTACCACCGGAACTGTGACTGCGTGGCCGTTCCGGTGTGGGGCGATCCCCGCGAGCTCAGCCCCCACATGTCCGATTACAAGGCCATCTACGACGAGGCCGCGGACCGGGCCGGCACCACCCGCGACGCCAAGAAAATCCTGGCCGAGATGCGCCAGGTGATCAAAGAGCAAGGCCAGCCCCCGGCACCGGAACCGCCCGGGCTGCCCGAACCGGTCGAGCTCGACACGCCGAAACCGGCTGTCCACCAGGGCGATACGCACGCGCCAGTGGAGCCGAAAGCGCCGGAGGAACCGCTGCCGGGTGTGCGCCGGCGCACCACCGAATTCGATCCCCTCGGCCCCGACCTCGCCGTCATCAACCCGAACCACGCCGCCGGCCGGCAATGGCAGGTCAACTGCACCCGCTGCGCCACCGCCGTCGAGCTGCAGGCCCGCGGCTACGACGTCACCGCAGAGCCGCGCCCAGATTCGGTCCGCGACAACGGCTACGCCAACGTTCTCGCCAAGTGGGCCTCGCCGGACGGCACTCCCGCCGGCCAAGGAGGCGGCGTGCAGGCCACCCGCGGCAGCGTTCCCGACGGCGAAGTACTCGGCATGAGCACCGGCTCTCGGGTCTGGGACTACCTGCCGGCCAAAGGCCGCGGCAAGGTCAACGCGGCCAAGGCCGCGGCTGACGCCGCGGTCACCGAGTGGGGCGATGGAGCTCGCGGCTACATCACCGTCGAATGGTCCAAAGCCAACGGCGGCGGCGCGCACATCTTCAACGTCGTCAACCGCGGCGGCCAGGTCGTCTACATCGACGGCCAGACCAACGAAACCGACGCCAGCGGCCACTGGGACCGCATCAAGGCCACCGGTGGCAGCTGCCGCATCGTCCGCACCGACGACCTCGAAACCACCTCGGACGCGATCGACTGGGTTCGCAGCCGCACCGACAACGACGACCTCCTGGCGCAGCGAAAGGCCGCCCGACTGGCCAAAGTCGCGACCTCGGCCGGGCCCGGAGAACTGGCCGGCAGCGGCCCGGGCTCGGTCGATCGAAGCCAAGTGCCCCATCTGCACCAGCACGAGCTCGACACCGCAGACCGGCTGGCATTGCGCGGGCACCACGTGGTCTTCGTCCCCGCCACGGGCATCGGACCCACCGCCGACGCGACGATCGACGGCGAAACCTGGGAAATGAAGTCGATATCGGGGTCCAGCGAAGACGCGATTGCGCGGAACCTCCGAAAGGCGAAGCGCCAGTCAAAGTCGGTGGTCCTCGACGTGACAGATTCGTCCCTCACCGATGACCAGGTGAAAGCACTGGTCGAGCACTACGGCCACAGATACAATCTGGACCAGGTACATGTGATTCGCGGAGACGCAGACTTGGATTGGAGGTGGCACAGCAATGGTGAATAA
- a CDS encoding phage portal protein has protein sequence MTTPIATYPSAVPSAVVPAVPITLFAQQDVAATERRGLSDVELRVMTHLSAQLLDPKTRFDLFLSQLYAEGMNLVPSLGIAVPPELEALRAVLGWCGEAIGARSERLTMQGFRMPGQTTIDADLQEAWQANNFDAESVLVHDDAMTFRHSFVVVGANDDDPEAPPLSTVESPLNMTASWDVRRREVSAAYQTYLDVDPASETFNRQMSVLHTRDATIDLVLGDKGWEIVDRNDHGMGFVPVVMFANRPTPTNRYGRSEIAASWRNTQDRAARAVVRSEIAAEFFASMKLWILGVNKSAFENADGSMASAWETFTGRLSTLEADKYGNLPTIIFQQGQDPAGLIKFIDHERQVFSGNSRVPLDYLGMVSDGNPTSADAISKGDFRLKKCAERLSVQFGDDWEEWARITLKMWDYDADTRPNGKYVDEAKQLESEWGKFGIPTPSADTVNVTTQIAAKMIAPDDDDALAECGWTPVQRRRIAAARTRYASTAGVDSALEGLKPQQPPQQPLDGEQPAALLALQQSRDGAPST, from the coding sequence GTGACTACACCCATCGCGACCTACCCGTCCGCTGTTCCGTCCGCTGTTGTTCCGGCCGTTCCCATCACACTCTTCGCTCAGCAAGATGTCGCTGCGACGGAGCGACGTGGCCTGTCCGACGTCGAGCTGCGCGTCATGACCCACCTGTCCGCGCAGTTGCTCGACCCGAAGACACGGTTCGATCTGTTTCTCTCGCAGCTGTATGCCGAGGGCATGAACCTGGTGCCGTCGCTGGGAATCGCGGTACCGCCCGAGCTCGAAGCGCTGCGCGCGGTCTTGGGCTGGTGCGGCGAAGCGATCGGTGCCCGCTCCGAACGCTTGACCATGCAAGGGTTCCGGATGCCGGGCCAGACCACGATCGACGCCGACCTGCAAGAGGCGTGGCAGGCCAACAACTTTGACGCCGAATCGGTCCTGGTCCACGACGATGCGATGACCTTCCGGCACTCGTTCGTCGTCGTCGGCGCCAACGACGATGACCCCGAAGCGCCGCCCCTGTCGACCGTCGAATCACCGCTGAACATGACGGCATCCTGGGACGTGCGCCGCCGCGAGGTGTCGGCCGCGTACCAGACGTACCTCGACGTCGACCCGGCGTCGGAAACCTTCAACCGGCAGATGTCGGTCCTGCACACCCGGGACGCAACCATCGACCTGGTCCTGGGCGACAAGGGCTGGGAGATCGTCGATCGCAACGACCACGGCATGGGGTTCGTCCCGGTGGTCATGTTCGCCAACCGGCCGACCCCGACCAACCGCTACGGCCGCAGCGAAATCGCGGCCTCCTGGCGCAATACGCAGGACCGTGCCGCCCGCGCCGTGGTCCGCAGCGAGATCGCCGCCGAGTTCTTCGCCTCCATGAAGCTCTGGATTCTCGGTGTCAACAAGAGTGCGTTCGAGAACGCCGACGGCAGCATGGCCAGCGCCTGGGAAACCTTCACCGGCCGACTGTCGACGCTGGAAGCCGACAAGTACGGCAACCTGCCGACGATCATCTTCCAGCAGGGCCAGGACCCCGCAGGCCTGATCAAATTCATCGACCATGAGCGCCAAGTCTTTTCGGGCAACTCACGGGTGCCGCTGGACTACCTCGGCATGGTCTCCGACGGCAATCCCACCTCCGCCGACGCGATCAGCAAGGGCGACTTCCGCCTCAAGAAATGCGCCGAACGGCTCTCGGTCCAGTTCGGCGACGACTGGGAGGAATGGGCCCGCATCACGCTCAAGATGTGGGACTACGACGCCGACACGCGGCCCAACGGCAAGTACGTCGACGAGGCCAAGCAACTCGAATCCGAATGGGGCAAGTTCGGCATCCCCACGCCCTCGGCCGACACGGTCAACGTCACCACCCAGATCGCCGCCAAGATGATCGCGCCCGACGACGACGACGCCCTGGCCGAGTGCGGCTGGACCCCCGTGCAGCGGCGCCGCATCGCCGCCGCCCGCACGCGCTACGCGTCGACCGCCGGCGTGGACAGCGCGCTGGAAGGCCTCAAGCCGCAACAGCCACCACAGCAGCCGCTCGACGGTGAGCAACCCGCCGCGCTGCTGGCCCTGCAACAGAGCCGAGACGGTGCCCCAAGCACCTGA